The Arachis ipaensis cultivar K30076 chromosome B05, Araip1.1, whole genome shotgun sequence nucleotide sequence cctaactagcGCAGGCACAGACTCAAAGTAcacattgaagcataagcagtccatccctcaggctcacgaggatgaactgctctgataccataatgtaacaccctaatatacaGATCCTTATACTTGAGTCATAAGTCAACGATATTACGATGGTACGACTTAAGGTGGAATATTAGTAAACAAGAATCCTGAATATTTGTATTACATAATGAAGTGCCATATGATTACTTGCATCCTACATATGTTGTGTTTCGATAGGTACGGCCACAAGTGAAAAAGGTAAATGTTACAACCTTAGAGCTGATCTTCCACGTCGGAGTGCGAATCGGTATACACCATCCGCTTTTAACAGGATTGCCAAGAAGTGTAAAAAGTTATACAAAGATATGAAGTGGGCAGCGAGAAAATAAAGTGTTTGATGTTGTCATTTAAGTTGCATGGATTGTTTGTGTTAACTAAGTTCTTGTAACTCTTTTGTAATGGACTATGTTAATTAAGTTGTTATTACTATTTAATAATTAAGTTGTAAATATTTTGTTAACTAGGTTGTTATTACTATTTAATTATTGAGTATGTTAATTAGGTTTGAAATGAATACAAGTACGAAAAGGTAAATTCAAATGTCAATGTCGTACATTAatgtaaattcaaataaaatgtaACAAAAGTAACTACTACTCTTTGGCTGGACCTGCACTTGGACCAGCTCTTTGACGACATCTACTACGACTATGGTCCTCGGCACCGCATTGCTTGCATCGCCTAGGACGACGCAACATACGagtgtccatctcattcaagaagcggGTCATCTTAGGCCGACCTTTGGCTACCCGTCTGAGGAACGGGTTGCCAACGAATCGAGGTCCATAATAAGTAGGCTACGTTGCAGGATTTTCCAGTGGTCTAAACCTAGCCCTGTATACTCATTAAACTTCGTCCATCTTGTATACATCATGAACGTACACTTGCCAATCCAACCGCTGATTTGCACAACAAGCAAACACTTGTCGACACGAAATTCGGTCAACCTGGAATTTACCACAGTCGCACCGATATTGGCGTAGGTTAACTGCATACTCAACCCCACTAGGCATCTCATGTACTTCAAAGACTTCATTTTCTCTATCAAAACAGCTAATTTGTATGTTTTTCGATGCTCGTTGATTTGCATGCAGCTTGGAGGTCACCATCTCAGAAAACACAAGTCCAGCATTAATTCGAGCCTCAGCCTCAACTCTTTTCCTAGTGAACAACTCATTCAGTCTGTAAAAAATGTAGCCTTAACAAGCGCAATGACCGGGAGATTGCATGCACCCTTTAAGACAGAGTTGATGCACTCCACAAGATTGGTGGTCATATGACCCCATAGGTATCCACCATCAAATGCCAAAGCATACTGCTCACGTGGGATCCGATCAAGCCAGTTGGTGTAAGCTTCACCCCGTTCTTTTAATCGTTCATAGCGCATCTGGTACTCCCTAATCGTCCTCGAATATCCtatgaaaaagaaacaatcaACTATGAACACCATTCTATTCAATCGTACTTACAATAAATTCAAAGTTCATTGTATTCAAACTTACCAATATTGACAATAAGCTTCTGCAAGTAAGGTGCCTCGAACTTCCTCAAGAAGTTCGACTCAATATGCCGGATACAAAACATATGGAAAGCTCTAGGAGGAGACCAAGTCCCATTACTCCAATCAATAGCTGACCTAATAGAATCGTGTCGATCAGAGATAAATCCCACACCATCACGTGTCACCACATGTTGACGCAAGTTACTTAGAAAAAAGTACCatgcatcagaagtctctccctccactataGCAAATGCAATAGGCACGATGTTGTTATTACCATCTTGTGAGACTGCAACCAATAAACAACCCTTGTATTTTTCATACAAATGAGTCCCGTCCACCTGCACCACTGGCTTGCAGTGTCTGAAGGCCCTTATACAAAggtaataactccagaagactcTATGTAGTACACGTATATCAGGAACCAAATCATCCCCCTTGTACGCAGGCATTGTTTCAAAGTGAACCACTGGTGATGGCTCCttgtgacacatggcctcaaaccatatgggCAAAGCTTCATATGATGCTTTCCAACCTCCGAAAATTGATTCCACCGCCTTCTGCTTTGCTAACCAAGTCTTACGATAACTGATGGTGTAGTTAAATTCTGACTGGACTTCAGCAATGACTGATTTCACCTTTATAGACGGGTCAACCTCTACGAACGGCTTAATTGCTTCTGCAACTGTCTTGGAATCCAACTTCGAATGGTCTTGAGAAATAGTAGACCTGGTACAAGTGTGATTACCATTGTACCTCCTTATCTCCCAACAATACTTCTTCTGCATTTTGGTAACCCTGATCAGCCAACATTTAGCATAGAATGTCGTCGGTTCTGACTCATATACCCGATAGTCTACACCTCTATggatggtataatctttcatTGCCTTGATTACTGCCTCCCTTGAACTGAATTCCATCCCCACCGTGAACTCACCATCCGCCACAACAGGAAGCGTTGCATACATCATAAATAATAAATCATTTATTATGTAATCATTAATAAATCATTTATTACAACTCACAATTGATAAACACATTTTACCATGTATGATCATAATagtctttttttttcgctattctATTTATGTAAAAAACAACTAAATATAATTCATATTAAAGAATTATTAACTAATAAAGTAATCAAATGCTATGGTCACAAATTACTATCCACATAACACATATATTACTCATCTGACCTTATTAATCTCCTACTTCAGAGTATCACAAAACTATATTTCTTTACATACCTGCATTCATATATTAAGAAAATTCTGGTGCATGCATAGCCTCCAAATCCAACGACTGCATGAAAGAAGACTCCTGAAACGGATGCGGGTTTACTGGTGCATTTGTAACTTCTGCCACATCTGCGTTCATGGCGCCATCAGCTTCATCTTCGTCTTCACCTGAACCAACGATCTCATAGTTACTTTCAAATTCCTCCTCGCTTTCACTGTTataatcttccaattcaatattaCGGTCCGCTTCAGATTGCTCGAACTCAATATACAACTCAATGCACGATATTCGGTGGCGATTTTccatatacattgaaaacatttcATGCATACTCGTTTCATCCGTCACGTATTTGGTCTGAAATTGAACGAACCCACCAAACACAGATAAAGGATACCTGTACAAAATAAACGATATTCTCCTAGATATTTGAGAATCTACCTTCTCACAAATCGCACATTTCAATTCCTCAAATGACAATGTGAACGGAATAATAACATATAATAGATTTTCACACACAAATTGAACTCCCTCATATGTTTGTAATAAAATCTGCCCGTAACAATAAATTTTCAACACAACTCTATCATCCATAACACTATACGTACTTAACTACTCTCAATCTCACTAAAATTTATTCTGcaagaatgaaggagaagaatgagagaagaggaagaacatGAGTTGAGACACACGATGAAGAAATGGGGTTTCTGTGATTTTTTTTGGGTTTATGTATGCACTTACAAACAAATCGGATGGACTGATCGCGTCCTATCATTTCAAATTTTTTGCGCATCACAAATCGTTGGGTCCAATTGGTGCACTCctggattaaaaaaaaattttccccAGAAATCAATATGTCCGATTAGTGCACTCTTGGATTTAAAAAATTGGACAACCAAAAATCGGTGGATCCAATTTCATGCAAATCAAATATCTGCCtcacacaaatcggaccgtccgatttgtgaaccgtccgatttgtgtttcttttcttctgcatTACGCGCCATGGGATTCTACCACGTATCTAGGATTGGGATGATAAGAGGATTTCACCCGTTGTTAGCTGCTCTGGTTGAAAGGTGGAGGCCGGAGACTCACACTTTTGTGTTGCCGGTGGGTGAGGTTATGGTGACATTGGAGGATGTCGCACATATATTTGGCTTACCAATTGATGGAGAGCCCGTGAGTGGATGGACTGACAGTAGTAGTGATTTCGTTCAGAGTCACAGCATGGAAATATTCGGTCGTCAACCGGTTCTCAGTCGTAATTCAAAATCCTATATAAAGCTCGGTTGGGTTCGAAGTGTCAGAGATGCGGAGCTGTTGGACACTGAAGAGTCCATAAGGAGATACGTGAGATGTCAGATTTTCTGTCTGTTAGGGTCGACTCTATTCACAGATAAGTCGACCGCATATGCCCATGCGAAGTATCTACCATTGCTTCGCGATTTCGAGCGGATCCATACTTATAGTTGGGGTTCAGCATGTCTGGCTCATCTTTACCGAGCACTATGCCGTGCATCACGATATGATACGAAGGAGATGGATGGTCCTCTTAACCTGTTGTTTGTTTGGGCATGGGAGCGAATGCCGTGTATTTCACCCGCACCGAGGCATATCCTTCCACCTGCTGAGATACCAGTTGCCATGAGGTAAATATTTATGGTTCTTGTCGGACAATATATTCATTATGCATGTTTCAGTTACGGTTACTGACATAGATTTTTTCATTGTATCATGTTTCAGGTGGAGTCATGCGGATCGGAGTACAGCGTGGTTGGAGAAGACTGTTGTGACATTTAGGGTTGATATAGACTACATGCAGGAGGTAACTATTTATGGTTTTAATGAATGCTAGATCCAAAGATTAATGTTATGGTTCTGACATTCGAATTATCTGTGGCAGTTTGAGTGGCGGCCGTACCAGGGAATGAACATTCCCGTCGAGTTACACAGACATCTTGATGTGTGTGATATCGTTGCTCCGTTGTTGTCGTTTGAGTGTATCGAGTGGCACCCTGCGGATCGAGTGATGCGTCAGTTTGGGTTCTTACAGCCCCCACCGCGAGCACCTAGGGACATTCCACTAGAGCAGCATTGCATGGCTCTTCGCGGAGTGCAGCTTTATGACTGGACAGTTTTGCTTGGGGATTGGATAGTGGAGTGGGGCAACAGGCGAAACACTCGTATGCGGGATCTACACCCCCTTCCGACATGGGACTTCATACCGACCCCGGAGTATCGGGATTGGTACGTGCGCTCATTCGGACATCTGCTGAGATTGTCGGCATATGTTCCTCATGCACCTGCACCTCAGCCACCTCAGCCACCTCAGCATGCAGTGTTTGAGCCGGTTCCTTATTATGTACCACAGCCACCTCAGCCACAGGACCATAGTGCATCCAGCCACCACTCTCAGCCACAGGACCAAAGTGCATCCAGCCACCATTCGCAGCACTCTCAGCCGGTACTGACGATTCCAGCCGGTACTGATGATTGGTTCGACTTTTCCATCGGCGGTCACGGAGATCAACAACTACAGAATTGGGCCAATGATAGTTTGGGTGGTTGGTCAGATTTTAGTGCTCTGCATTCACCGTCGGGTACAGCTGATCCACGTGGGGCATCAGTTGGTATGAGCCATGGTTTGGAGCATCCTGCTTCCGACCACACGTCGGAAGGTGCATCGTGTGATAGTGGATTC carries:
- the LOC110271983 gene encoding serine/threonine-protein phosphatase 7 long form homolog; translation: MGFYHVSRIGMIRGFHPLLAALVERWRPETHTFVLPVGEVMVTLEDVAHIFGLPIDGEPVSGWTDSSSDFVQSHSMEIFGRQPVLSRNSKSYIKLGWVRSVRDAELLDTEESIRRYVRCQIFCLLGSTLFTDKSTAYAHAKYLPLLRDFERIHTYSWGSACLAHLYRALCRASRYDTKEMDGPLNLLFVWAWERMPCISPAPRHILPPAEIPVAMRWSHADRSTAWLEKTVVTFRVDIDYMQEFEWRPYQGMNIPVELHRHLDVCDIVAPLLSFECIEWHPADRVMRQFGFLQPPPRAPRDIPLEQHCMALRGVQLYDWTVLLGDWIVEWGNRRNTRMRDLHPLPTWDFIPTPEYRDWYVRSFGHLLRLSAYVPHAPAPQPPQPPQHAVFEPVPYYVPQPPQPQDHSASSHHSQPQDQSASSHHSQHSQPVLTIPAGTDDWFDFSIGGHGDQQLQNWANDSLGGWSDFSALHSPSGTADPRGASVGMSHGLEHPASDHTSEGASCDSGFLRRTYTLVDEYNPGASAPAEAGGSAHPGEAGGSADPAGAGGSAPRVETGMGDPVAGHPYDLRTERHPPDRYTPSKPGLSMMDKALHWMGRKK
- the LOC107640423 gene encoding uncharacterized protein LOC107640423, producing MYATLPVVADGEFTVGMEFSSREAVIKAMKDYTIHRGVDYRVYESEPTTFYAKCWLIRVTKMQKKYCWEIRRYNGNHTCTRSTISQDHSKLDSKTVAEAIKPFVEVDPSIKVKSVIAEVQSEFNYTISYRKTWLAKQKAVESIFGGWKASYEALPIWFEAMCHKEPSPVVHFETMPAYKGDDLVPDIRVLHRVFWSYYLCIRAFRHCKPVVQVDGTHLYEKYKGCLLVAVSQDGNNNIVPIAFAIVEGETSDAWYFFLSNLRQHVVTRDGVGFISDRHDSIRSAIDWSNGTWSPPRAFHMFCIRHIESNFLRKFEAPYLQKLIVNIGYSRTIREYQMRYERLKERGEAYTNWLDRIPREQYALAFDGGYLWGHMTTNLVELNELFTRKRVEAEARINAGLVFSEMVTSKLHANQRASKNIQISCFDRENEVFEVHEMPSGVEYAVNLRQYRCDCGKFQVDRISCRQVFACCANQRLDWQVYVHDVYKMDEV